The genomic stretch CGAGGAGGTCGCCGCCGCCGTCGCGCTGGCCAAGGACGCACGCAAGCCCGGCTGGTGGGTCTCCTACTCGTACCTGCTGGACCGGCGCACCATCGACTTCATCGCGTTGGAGGCCGAGGCCACCGGCATCGCCAACTTCGAGCCGTCGGTAATGCCGGGTCTGCTGCAGACCGCCGACTACATCCGCGCGGTGATGCGGGGCGGACCGCACACGCTCAGCGACAACGACGTCGAGGAGCGGGTCCATATGCGGCTCGACCGGCAACAACGGGTCTTCGAGCAGGATCCGCCGATCTTCGACGCGATCCTCGACGAGGCCGCGCTGCTACGCCCGGTCGGCGACGGGTCGGCCATGCAGGGGCAGCTCAACCATCTGCTCAAGATGAGCGAACTGCCGAACATCACCGTGCAGGTGATCCCGTTGGTCGCCGGCTACCACCGGGGCACCCGAGGTTCGCTGCACATCCTCGAGTTCGCCGACCCGGAGGACCCGATCATCGCCTCCGTGGAGACCGTCGCCGGGCAGATGATCCTGGACCGGCCCGGCGAGCTGCGCACCTGCACCAAGATCATGGAACACCTGCGGACCGTCGCGCTCAGCCCGGCGGCCAGCCGCGACCTACTCCTGAACCTGAAGGGACGGTAAGAGGATGACACCGACGACCAACACCGTGGTGGCCGTGACCGGGTGGCGCAAGAGCAGCCACAGCGGTGACGAGGGAGCCTGCGTGGAGGTGGCGGTCGTTCCCGGGACGGTGGCCGTACGCGACTCCAAGGACCCGGACGGCCCGCTGCTGCATTTCCCGCCGGCCGCCTGGACCGCCTTCGCCCAGGCACCCCCGACCTGCTGAACCGGGTCCACACCCCCCGGAGCCGTACCACCGCGAGCTGACCCCCCAGAACCGCTGACCGGGCCGGTAAGGGCACCGCCGGCCCGGTCAGCCCTGGATCAGTCGCCGACCAGCGGCGGTGGTGCCGGCAGGTCCCGGGCCGCCTCCAGCGCGGCGAGCGCGACGCCCCGCGCACCGGCCATGTCGCGCTCCGGCACCAGTGCGAACGTGGCCAGCGCGGCCTGCTCCGCGCGGAGCGCGGTGTGCTCGCGTACCGCCGTGAGGAACCAGTCACGGAACTCCGGGGCCGTCTCCACCACGCCACCACCGACGAAGTAGGCATGCGGATCGGTGAAGTTCGCCGTGATGGTGAACAGCGCACCGAGTGCCCGCGCCTGCTGCGCGAAGATCTCCCGGGCCAGTTCGTCGCCGCGCTCGCCGTACCCGCGCACCAGCTTGGCCGCCCGGGCCGGTGGCTCGGCCGCCAACGGGTGCCCCGGGAACCGCGTCAACCAGTACGGCAGCAGGTTGCGCCCGATCGCGGTCAGCGAGGCCACGCTCTCCACGTCACCGACGAAACCGCAGGCGCAGGTCGGCACCGGCTGCTCCGGGGCCAGCACGGTGGTCAGCGGGATCTGCACGTGCCCCAGCTCGCCGGCCATGCCGGCCGCACCGGACACCACCCG from Micromonospora craniellae encodes the following:
- a CDS encoding helix-turn-helix domain-containing protein, which gives rise to MAPKTARARRLGLALRHHREAAGLTLEAAADEINSTRSTLSRYENAQTLVNPATVRALLTLYGVKAEEVAAAVALAKDARKPGWWVSYSYLLDRRTIDFIALEAEATGIANFEPSVMPGLLQTADYIRAVMRGGPHTLSDNDVEERVHMRLDRQQRVFEQDPPIFDAILDEAALLRPVGDGSAMQGQLNHLLKMSELPNITVQVIPLVAGYHRGTRGSLHILEFADPEDPIIASVETVAGQMILDRPGELRTCTKIMEHLRTVALSPAASRDLLLNLKGR
- a CDS encoding DUF397 domain-containing protein — translated: MTPTTNTVVAVTGWRKSSHSGDEGACVEVAVVPGTVAVRDSKDPDGPLLHFPPAAWTAFAQAPPTC
- a CDS encoding ROK family protein, with translation MDGATVPVVVGIDNGGTSNNTTVLTLDGRFLVDELVETPSEVQAGPEAAVAAMARAFDGVLTRAGVPRESVRAVGLDTPGPASATGVISSKGSTNFSQPAWRGYDVRGALERRLGLPVVYHNDGNAAALYAHHVHFGTDAMQRSSVAAIVGTGLGGGVVENGRVVSGAAGMAGELGHVQIPLTTVLAPEQPVPTCACGFVGDVESVASLTAIGRNLLPYWLTRFPGHPLAAEPPARAAKLVRGYGERGDELAREIFAQQARALGALFTITANFTDPHAYFVGGGVVETAPEFRDWFLTAVREHTALRAEQAALATFALVPERDMAGARGVALAALEAARDLPAPPPLVGD